A segment of the Macadamia integrifolia cultivar HAES 741 unplaced genomic scaffold, SCU_Mint_v3 scaffold275, whole genome shotgun sequence genome:
gagagagagagagagagattctaatAACAAGTGTATTTTCTTGGAATAATCTTTTGGGACCTTGGGTCACTCCCCCCTGCCCCCTTTTTATTCCAATATTCAGGAGCATTGCCCATTCATTGTTTGTACCAATGTGTTATTGTTGTAGGAATGGGATATGATTTCCTTTATTAGATGTCTTAAAAGCATGGTACGATCTTCAAATGCAGTTGCTTTGATTACATTTCCCCCTTCACTTCTTTCACCATCTTTTGCTAAGAGATGGCAGCATATGGCAGACACTTTGCTCTCAGTCAGAGCAATACCTGGTATGTTGTTACCCTTCATTAATACTTGTTATTGATGCCCTTGAAAAATTTCTCACAGCTTACCCATGACTGAAACTTTTCCAATCAGATGAGGACAAGGAAATGGCAAAACTCCTTACAGGTTACCAGGACATGGTTGGGCTTCTCCATGTCAATAAAGTGGCTCAGATTAATTCACAGGtactcaagaaaaaaaagggataaaaacaatgtttttttggcCCTCTTCAGTTTGATAAGCTCGGGTCAACCTCTAACCTGAAGGTCGCAGCGGTTTTGAGTTGTGACCACCTATTGAACTACTCAGTTCTGTAATATGCTTCATTTTGCTAATCTATctatttttccttccttttaattGAATAAGATTCATGGTAAAGTTTGAGTTGGCTGGGTGCTAGCTAGATTATATAAGTCATCCTTTCACCCGTCATATCTTAGCCTGCAGTTGTTGCATGGGATTGGACTAAACTAGGCCAAAGGCAAAACTTTTACCTATGAAATTTGCCaggatatatattttttggctTCATCTTACTTGCTGAATTTCTACTCTCCTTGGTGTAATGTGAACTGGTGTGTAGGTTCCTGTAATTCTAGAAGCTTGCACATTCTCAATGAAGCTACAAAAGCGGAGGTCTTTGGTCTTAGAACGTCTAAATCAAGCCCCTGTTGATGGTTCAAGTGGGATTTCATATGGCACATCCGCTGGTTGCTCTGGATCCTCCAAATCTGCATCCATTGATTTTTAGTGCTTTACTTCATCTGGATATATTATAACCAGTTGCCAGAACTCAAGTGCAAAATAGGCAGTGCCTACTGCAAGGTTTCTCCATATCTTTGAGCTAGCAACCGACCTTTCAGATGCATGCATTGAGTTTTTTCCTGATTAGTTTTCTGATGGTTTGTACAGTGATGACATCCGAACATATACACATCTTTGAGTTGGGGAAAGGTTGAGGTGATCATTCCTTGAACAGTACCTCTGGTAAGGAGACCTCCTATAAGCTTGCAGAGTGGAAGTAAAACACTATCTCAAGCAAAATTGAGCCTCCACAGATCTGCTACGCTATACTACTTGGCACTTAACCAGTACTGATTGATATAGAAAATCTCAATAAGATTTCTCCTCATTATTCTCATACAtgcctttcttccttttcttgaacAGTAAACATGTTTTCTTCACTTCTACTGGTACATTGGATTAATAACAGTGATCCAATGGGCTATAAACGAAGATGTTATCCTTGATGTAATGACTTGatggtttttgtttgtttttttaacCACAGGATATCTAAGTCAaagtcaaagtaaaaaaaaaaaaatcgctttATATCCCCTCCCTTTTAATAATTGAAGGTCATATGAGAACAATGTTGGAAAGGCAATATCCTACACGAAGTATGAGCTGATAAATTTATTTATACTAAACGAGCAGTTAGGGTTGGATACTGTAGCACAATTGTCTCTCTCTTCACATAAAATGACAACTTGGTCATCTAATTTGGACTAATTGCTGAATTGAATATTAGATGCAAAGAGGGGTGGGGCCGTGGGGGGGAATcagaataattaaaaaaattaaaaatagtatTTTACTTTTTCATATCGTAATCAATGTAAGATGATAAAATGCAAAAAGATCGAGTTTTCTTACAGCCACGGGGCCTGAGATGCCCACTAGGAGTTGAcgaaccctaggatggtggaTGTACCATCTTTGGGTTTAGAAAAACTTATAGATTAGTTAACTGTTTTttcaaaagtagaaaaaaaaaaaaaaaaaagattgaagagTAGTGCTattacaaaattcaaaattagatcAGTTCAAACCCTAATTCCGATTTTCATAACTCTTTTGAAgaatattaaaaagaaagattgTTTACCTTCagtgaagagaaggagaagaacaatGAAGCAGAGAAGGGACGAAGACAACTTCGTGCTTCTGTCTAGCTTTAGAGAGTAATGTGATGTATAAGAATAggatttgtttatttataataaaattacTTCTTCATGACAATGACATCTGTTTAAATTTATTTGTTACAGTAAAAATTTAGTCGATATAACTTT
Coding sequences within it:
- the LOC122067176 gene encoding elongator complex protein 4-like; the protein is MPINISTDVVKQLLPVGDIFQKLSFYSRNDAGPRCAGRIAMQSLCPPQCGYAEMEWDMISFIRCLKSMVRSSNAVALITFPPSLLSPSFAKRWQHMADTLLSVRAIPDEDKEMAKLLTGYQDMVGLLHVNKVAQINSQVPVILEACTFSMKLQKRRSLVLERLNQAPVDGSSGISYGTSAGCSGSSKSASIDF